A single genomic interval of Oryctolagus cuniculus chromosome 19, mOryCun1.1, whole genome shotgun sequence harbors:
- the KNOP1 gene encoding lysine-rich nucleolar protein 1 isoform X2, with the protein MKSGGWGLRSRTGSFASLATRQSAAGGRAAQPGARLFPPLGIAQRPPTSAAWRTEAARLPPSSASPGCLPSQICSHRFLPGGGGSVTCPSDTGRSGDTDDTVSAGVRVVPDESAELSGSSRWPLRLGICRGAAMDAVSTATAFASWQRPGRNWMSRGRASEWKLTSGSRRSGLSRGGGDPRLTGMINKAPKLDLGLEFPEKKKKKKKKLVKEAETRYSVLSIDPCFVAASPRRSGAQGQAPEVPLVVKKKKKKKKSQNSALGEEPPEPELSSRAQRTKKSPSPRKQSPSHSEFLGGEKKKKRKSVVPLAVPHGLRVKVSPDPRQGEEVSRASKKPKKHKKEKKAQELGAFAVRDPWFLEVEDALRRCAAGQEGGEEQAAAGQKRKQGSSREHPVKAKKKKKKKAHQEEDTLLGQCPLSRSSESSPRRGSKKKPVRVDAPEYIPIGDGPKTPTKKKTKSKKKVGQPVLEEPALKKKKKKKRKESEVAGDLWEEVRRKALQEEIDRESGKTEVSETRTGTQFGQWDTAGFENEEQKLKFLKLMGGFKNLSPSFSRPPSTLGRPNMALSKQAADSLQQGLQRDYDRALSWKYSRGAGLGFAPASDKIFYIDRNASKSVRLDD; encoded by the exons ATgaagagtggggggtgggggttaagGTCAAGGACCGGGAGTTTTGCTTCCCTAGCCACACGACAGAGCGCAGCGGGAGGCCGCGCGGCCCAACCTGGAGCCCGCCTGTTCCCCCCGCTGGGAATCGCGCAGCGGCCCCCGACGTCAGCCGCCTGGCGCACAGAGGCCGCCCGGCTCCCGCCCTCGTCGGCCAGTCCCGGCTGCCTACCCTCGCAGATCTGCTCCCACAGGTTTTtgcccggcggcggcggctcggTGACCTGCCCCAGCGACACAGGCAGGTCGGGGGACACGGACGACACGGTGAGCGCTGGCGTCCGGGTGGTGCCGGACGAGTCGGCCGAGCTGTCCGGCTCCTCGcgctggccactgcggctgggGATCTGCCGCGGAGCCGCCATGGACGCCGTTTCCACGGCAACCGCGTTCGCCTCCTGGCAGCGACCCGGAAGGAACTGGATGTCGCGGGGGCGAGCCAGCGAGTGGAAGTTGACTTCCGGGTCACGGCGGAGCGGGCTCTCACGTGGAGGCGGAGACCCTCGGCTGACGG GAATGATCAACAAGGCTCCCAAACTGGACCTGGGCCTTGAGTttccagagaaaaagaagaagaagaagaagaagttggtCAAAGAGGCAGAGACTCGGTATTCGGTTCTCAGCATTGACCCCTGTTTCGTGGCCGCATCTCCGCGGAGGAGCGGGGCCCAGGGACAGGCACCCGAGGTGCCGCTAGtggtgaagaagaagaagaagaagaagaaaagccagAACAGCGCGCTGGGCGAGGAGCCCCCGGAACCCGAGCTCTCCTCGCGGGCCCAGCGGACGAAGAAGTCACCGAGCCCCCGGAAGCAGTCCCCCAGCCACTCGGAGTTCCTCGGcggggagaagaagaagaagaggaagtcCGTGGTGCCTCTGGCCGTGCCCCATGGCTTGAGGGTCAAGGTTTCCCCAGACCCCAGACAGGGGGAGGAGGTGAGCAGAGCCAGCAAGAAGCCCAAAAaacacaagaaggaaaaaaaggcccAGGAGCTTGGTGCCTTCGCAGTGCGGGACCCTTGGTTCCTGGAGGTGGAGGACGCCCTGCGCAGGTGCGCAGCGGGCCAGGAGGGGGGCGAGGAGCAGGCGGCTGCGGGTCAGAAGCGGAAGCAGGGCAGCTCCAGGGAGCACCCGGTGAAggcgaagaagaagaagaagaagaaagcccACCAGGAGGAAGACACCCTCTTGGGCCAGTGCCCGCTCTCCAGGTCCTCGGAGAGCAGCCCTCGGAGAGGCAGCAAAAAGAAGCCAGTCAGGGTCGACGCCCCCGAGTACATCCCCATAGGAGATGGCCCCAAGACCCCCACAAAGAAGAAAACCAAGTCCAAGAAGAAGGTGGGGCAGCCAGTCCTCGAGGAGCCCGCtctaaagaagaagaagaagaagaagcggAAAGAGAGCGAGGTGGCAGGCGACCTCTGGGAGGAG GTGAGGCGAAAGGCCTTGCAAGAAGAGATCGATCGGGAGTCGGGCAAGACGGAAGTTTCGGAAACCAGGACG GGAACGCAGTTTGGCCAGTGGGATACCGCCGGGTTTGAAAACGAGGAACAGAAGCTGAAATTTCTCAAACTCATGGGCGGCTTTAAGAACCTGTCCCCTTCCTTCAGCCGCCCCCCCAGCACGCTCGGGAGGCCCAACATGGCCCTCAGCAAGCAGGCCGCGGACagcctgcagcagggcctgcagcGGGACTACGACCGGGCCCTGAGCTGGAAGTacagccgcggcgccggcctcggctTCGCCCCCGCCTCGGACAAGATCTTCTACATCGACAGGAACGCTTCCAAGTCGGTGCGCCTGGACGATTAA
- the KNOP1 gene encoding lysine-rich nucleolar protein 1 isoform X1 — protein sequence MKSGGWGLRSRTGSFASLATRQSAAGGRAAQPGARLFPPLGIAQRPPTSAAWRTEAARLPPSSASPGCLPSQICSHRFLPGGGGSVTCPSDTGRSGDTDDTVSAGVRVVPDESAELSGSSRWPLRLGICRGAAMDAVSTATAFASWQRPGRNWMSRGRASEWKLTSGSRRSGLSRGGGDPRLTGMINKAPKLDLGLEFPEKKKKKKKKLVKEAETRYSVLSIDPCFVAASPRRSGAQGQAPEVPLVVKKKKKKKKSQNSALGEEPPEPELSSRAQRTKKSPSPRKQSPSHSEFLGGEKKKKRKSVVPLAVPHGLRVKVSPDPRQGEEVSRASKKPKKHKKEKKAQELGAFAVRDPWFLEVEDALRRCAAGQEGGEEQAAAGQKRKQGSSREHPVKAKKKKKKKAHQEEDTLLGQCPLSRSSESSPRRGSKKKPVRVDAPEYIPIGDGPKTPTKKKTKSKKKVGQPVLEEPALKKKKKKKRKESEVAGDLWEEEPDTDLEVVLVKKGNTDEAHIDQVRRKALQEEIDRESGKTEVSETRTGTQFGQWDTAGFENEEQKLKFLKLMGGFKNLSPSFSRPPSTLGRPNMALSKQAADSLQQGLQRDYDRALSWKYSRGAGLGFAPASDKIFYIDRNASKSVRLDD from the exons ATgaagagtggggggtgggggttaagGTCAAGGACCGGGAGTTTTGCTTCCCTAGCCACACGACAGAGCGCAGCGGGAGGCCGCGCGGCCCAACCTGGAGCCCGCCTGTTCCCCCCGCTGGGAATCGCGCAGCGGCCCCCGACGTCAGCCGCCTGGCGCACAGAGGCCGCCCGGCTCCCGCCCTCGTCGGCCAGTCCCGGCTGCCTACCCTCGCAGATCTGCTCCCACAGGTTTTtgcccggcggcggcggctcggTGACCTGCCCCAGCGACACAGGCAGGTCGGGGGACACGGACGACACGGTGAGCGCTGGCGTCCGGGTGGTGCCGGACGAGTCGGCCGAGCTGTCCGGCTCCTCGcgctggccactgcggctgggGATCTGCCGCGGAGCCGCCATGGACGCCGTTTCCACGGCAACCGCGTTCGCCTCCTGGCAGCGACCCGGAAGGAACTGGATGTCGCGGGGGCGAGCCAGCGAGTGGAAGTTGACTTCCGGGTCACGGCGGAGCGGGCTCTCACGTGGAGGCGGAGACCCTCGGCTGACGG GAATGATCAACAAGGCTCCCAAACTGGACCTGGGCCTTGAGTttccagagaaaaagaagaagaagaagaagaagttggtCAAAGAGGCAGAGACTCGGTATTCGGTTCTCAGCATTGACCCCTGTTTCGTGGCCGCATCTCCGCGGAGGAGCGGGGCCCAGGGACAGGCACCCGAGGTGCCGCTAGtggtgaagaagaagaagaagaagaagaaaagccagAACAGCGCGCTGGGCGAGGAGCCCCCGGAACCCGAGCTCTCCTCGCGGGCCCAGCGGACGAAGAAGTCACCGAGCCCCCGGAAGCAGTCCCCCAGCCACTCGGAGTTCCTCGGcggggagaagaagaagaagaggaagtcCGTGGTGCCTCTGGCCGTGCCCCATGGCTTGAGGGTCAAGGTTTCCCCAGACCCCAGACAGGGGGAGGAGGTGAGCAGAGCCAGCAAGAAGCCCAAAAaacacaagaaggaaaaaaaggcccAGGAGCTTGGTGCCTTCGCAGTGCGGGACCCTTGGTTCCTGGAGGTGGAGGACGCCCTGCGCAGGTGCGCAGCGGGCCAGGAGGGGGGCGAGGAGCAGGCGGCTGCGGGTCAGAAGCGGAAGCAGGGCAGCTCCAGGGAGCACCCGGTGAAggcgaagaagaagaagaagaagaaagcccACCAGGAGGAAGACACCCTCTTGGGCCAGTGCCCGCTCTCCAGGTCCTCGGAGAGCAGCCCTCGGAGAGGCAGCAAAAAGAAGCCAGTCAGGGTCGACGCCCCCGAGTACATCCCCATAGGAGATGGCCCCAAGACCCCCACAAAGAAGAAAACCAAGTCCAAGAAGAAGGTGGGGCAGCCAGTCCTCGAGGAGCCCGCtctaaagaagaagaagaagaagaagcggAAAGAGAGCGAGGTGGCAGGCGACCTCTGGGAGGAG GAGCCAGACACAGACTTAGAGGTGGTGTTGGTAAAGAAAGGCAACACGGACGAGGCGCACATAGACCAG GTGAGGCGAAAGGCCTTGCAAGAAGAGATCGATCGGGAGTCGGGCAAGACGGAAGTTTCGGAAACCAGGACG GGAACGCAGTTTGGCCAGTGGGATACCGCCGGGTTTGAAAACGAGGAACAGAAGCTGAAATTTCTCAAACTCATGGGCGGCTTTAAGAACCTGTCCCCTTCCTTCAGCCGCCCCCCCAGCACGCTCGGGAGGCCCAACATGGCCCTCAGCAAGCAGGCCGCGGACagcctgcagcagggcctgcagcGGGACTACGACCGGGCCCTGAGCTGGAAGTacagccgcggcgccggcctcggctTCGCCCCCGCCTCGGACAAGATCTTCTACATCGACAGGAACGCTTCCAAGTCGGTGCGCCTGGACGATTAA
- the KNOP1 gene encoding lysine-rich nucleolar protein 1 isoform X3 — translation MINKAPKLDLGLEFPEKKKKKKKKLVKEAETRYSVLSIDPCFVAASPRRSGAQGQAPEVPLVVKKKKKKKKSQNSALGEEPPEPELSSRAQRTKKSPSPRKQSPSHSEFLGGEKKKKRKSVVPLAVPHGLRVKVSPDPRQGEEVSRASKKPKKHKKEKKAQELGAFAVRDPWFLEVEDALRRCAAGQEGGEEQAAAGQKRKQGSSREHPVKAKKKKKKKAHQEEDTLLGQCPLSRSSESSPRRGSKKKPVRVDAPEYIPIGDGPKTPTKKKTKSKKKVGQPVLEEPALKKKKKKKRKESEVAGDLWEEEPDTDLEVVLVKKGNTDEAHIDQVRRKALQEEIDRESGKTEVSETRTGTQFGQWDTAGFENEEQKLKFLKLMGGFKNLSPSFSRPPSTLGRPNMALSKQAADSLQQGLQRDYDRALSWKYSRGAGLGFAPASDKIFYIDRNASKSVRLDD, via the exons ATGATCAACAAGGCTCCCAAACTGGACCTGGGCCTTGAGTttccagagaaaaagaagaagaagaagaagaagttggtCAAAGAGGCAGAGACTCGGTATTCGGTTCTCAGCATTGACCCCTGTTTCGTGGCCGCATCTCCGCGGAGGAGCGGGGCCCAGGGACAGGCACCCGAGGTGCCGCTAGtggtgaagaagaagaagaagaagaagaaaagccagAACAGCGCGCTGGGCGAGGAGCCCCCGGAACCCGAGCTCTCCTCGCGGGCCCAGCGGACGAAGAAGTCACCGAGCCCCCGGAAGCAGTCCCCCAGCCACTCGGAGTTCCTCGGcggggagaagaagaagaagaggaagtcCGTGGTGCCTCTGGCCGTGCCCCATGGCTTGAGGGTCAAGGTTTCCCCAGACCCCAGACAGGGGGAGGAGGTGAGCAGAGCCAGCAAGAAGCCCAAAAaacacaagaaggaaaaaaaggcccAGGAGCTTGGTGCCTTCGCAGTGCGGGACCCTTGGTTCCTGGAGGTGGAGGACGCCCTGCGCAGGTGCGCAGCGGGCCAGGAGGGGGGCGAGGAGCAGGCGGCTGCGGGTCAGAAGCGGAAGCAGGGCAGCTCCAGGGAGCACCCGGTGAAggcgaagaagaagaagaagaagaaagcccACCAGGAGGAAGACACCCTCTTGGGCCAGTGCCCGCTCTCCAGGTCCTCGGAGAGCAGCCCTCGGAGAGGCAGCAAAAAGAAGCCAGTCAGGGTCGACGCCCCCGAGTACATCCCCATAGGAGATGGCCCCAAGACCCCCACAAAGAAGAAAACCAAGTCCAAGAAGAAGGTGGGGCAGCCAGTCCTCGAGGAGCCCGCtctaaagaagaagaagaagaagaagcggAAAGAGAGCGAGGTGGCAGGCGACCTCTGGGAGGAG GAGCCAGACACAGACTTAGAGGTGGTGTTGGTAAAGAAAGGCAACACGGACGAGGCGCACATAGACCAG GTGAGGCGAAAGGCCTTGCAAGAAGAGATCGATCGGGAGTCGGGCAAGACGGAAGTTTCGGAAACCAGGACG GGAACGCAGTTTGGCCAGTGGGATACCGCCGGGTTTGAAAACGAGGAACAGAAGCTGAAATTTCTCAAACTCATGGGCGGCTTTAAGAACCTGTCCCCTTCCTTCAGCCGCCCCCCCAGCACGCTCGGGAGGCCCAACATGGCCCTCAGCAAGCAGGCCGCGGACagcctgcagcagggcctgcagcGGGACTACGACCGGGCCCTGAGCTGGAAGTacagccgcggcgccggcctcggctTCGCCCCCGCCTCGGACAAGATCTTCTACATCGACAGGAACGCTTCCAAGTCGGTGCGCCTGGACGATTAA